In one Brassica oleracea var. oleracea cultivar TO1000 chromosome C9, BOL, whole genome shotgun sequence genomic region, the following are encoded:
- the LOC106315949 gene encoding recQ-mediated genome instability protein 1, whose amino-acid sequence MPRRRLRLQHYSDDDDDEEGEDEIGASGIGDSAQSVSRAPSVQPESSSASNLNPNPVEQTTVSEVEIIDVSGNSTPSPPESSIPVDPSEAEVQNGYDSPIAEALSRMGIKLKTEWWVSCLSWLEASVPEFSRLEVAAKAKHCFEQFLFCDMNLCGGGILPRNVASMVLEELAGPFVLQVDEIVNIGCALKGRYENANAGLKRCLKLSMTDGVQRVFGMEYRPIKDLQVLAPAGLKIVVSSVQVRHGLLMLVPETIQVLGGMVEELEEARKRLVIEVNKPPRGIRTRNRGVASLATRASLAAWSLNDNDTGNQVNSSTSGDASHVQANGQGNSANVTRTHISPRTMSNLPASINVEATFSRVEHMQIDTAITHGERTFSGLHSTSSNIHTTASTPPTSCSGTRLFYNSGCENTLDQQTSNVTSFVEEMHIDNGNVRDTTGPVYGSGSGAVADDEVSNMVVDLETPSVMSTNPETPFTYLAEMSQNWAVMKDTMPFVQGRIKCFLTGVKRFQFKQQSTFELICYVDDGSLICEILLHNDVVQRRIGHSSMEVTAALTSSAPTRENAMMKEKLKGFQLFLADFEGMMVVEMNRTSQYPVAIEMNQGCSSTDARLLFERIKSSGIAPPVVVLSP is encoded by the exons ATGCCTAGACGACGGCTGAGACTCCAACACTACTCCGACGACGACGACGACGAAGAAGGAGAAGATGAAATCGGAGCAAGCGGAATCGGCGATTCTGCTCAGAGCGTTAGTCGTGCTCCTTCTGTGCAACCGGAAAGCTCGTCAGCGTCTAATTTAAACCCTAATCCCGTCGAGCAAACCACTGTATCGGAAGTTGAGATTATCGACGTCTCCGGTAATTCCACTCCCTCGCCGCCGGAATCTAGTATTCCGGTTGATCCGTCGGAGGCGGAAGTCCAGAACGGCTACGACTCGCCGATCGCTGAGGCTCTCTCTCGGATGGGGATTAAGCTCAAGACGGAGTGGTGGGTCTCTTGTCTTTCTTGGCTCGAAGCCTCCGTTCCGGAGTTTTCACGCCTCGAAGTTGCGGCGAAAGCTAAGCATTGCTTCGAGCAGTTTCTGTTTTGCGATATGAATCTATGCGGAGGCGGGATTCTTCCGCGGAACGTTGCGTCTATGGTTCTTGAAGAACTCGCTGGTCCGTTTGTTCTTCAG GTTGATGAGATTGTTAACATTGGGTGTGCCCTCAAAGGGAGATATGAAAACGCTAATGCAGGGCTTAAGAGGTGTTTGAAGCTCTCTATGACAGATGGTGTTCAACGTGTTTTTGGTATGGAGTACAGACCTATTAAAGATCTGCAAGTCTTGGCTCCTGCTGGTTTAAAG ATTGTTGTGTCTAGCGTACAAGTTAGACATGGGCTTTTAATGCTAGTACCTGAGACTATACAAGTTTTAGGAGGGATGGTTGAAGAATTGGAAGAAGCACGAAAGCGTCTGGTTATTGAAGTGAACAAACCTCCAAGAGGAATAAG AACAAGGAACCGAGGTGTTGCTTCGTTGGCAACCAGAGCAAGTCTAGCTGCGTGGTCGCTAAATGACAATGATACTGGTAACCAAGTAAACAGTTCTACCTCGGGAGATGCTAGTCACGTTCAGGCCAATGGTCAAG GCAATTCTGCGAATGTAACGAGAACTCATATCAGTCCACGGACAATGAGTAATCTTCCTGCTTCCATCAACGTGGAAGCTACTTTTTCGAGGGTTGAGCATATGCAGATTGATACTGCTATTACCCACGGGGAAAGAACGTTCTCTGGTTTGCACTCGACTTCTAGTAACATTCACACGACAGCATCCACACCTCCTACTAGCTGTAGTGGTACAAGACTCTTTTACAACAGCGGTTGCGAAAATACTTTGGATCAACAAACATCTAACGTGACTTCATTTGTTGAAGAAATGCATATCGACAATGGTAACGTGAGGGATACAACGGGTCCTGTATATGGTTCAGGTTCAGGCGCTGTAGCTGATGATGAAGTCAGTAATATGGTTGTCGATTTGGAAACCCCCTCTGTGATGTCTACAAATCCGGAGACACCTTTCACTTACTTGGCCGAGATGTCTCAGAATTGGGCAGTAATGAAAGATACCATGCCTTTTGTTCAAGGAAGGATTAAG TGCTTTCTAACTGGAGTGAAGAGATTCCAGTTCAAGCAACAGTCTACTTTTGAGCTTATATGCTACGTCGATGATGGAAGTCTTATCTGTGAGATCTTGCTCCATAATGAC GTTGTACAAAGAAGGATAGGTCATTCATCCATGGAGGTCACAGCTGCGCTTACCTCTTCAGCACCAACAAGAGAAAATGCCATGATGAAGGAGAAACTAAAAGGCTTCCAGTTGTTTCTAGCTGACTTTGAG GGAATGATGGTGGTAGAAATGAACAGAACGTCACAATATCCAGTAGCTATTGAGATGAATCAGGGATGTTCATCAACCGATGCTCGGTTACTATTTGAAAGAATCAAATCTTCTGGCATAGCTCCTCCAGTTGTTGTTTTATCCCCTTGA
- the LOC106312874 gene encoding DNA ligase 1, whose protein sequence is MATETLDEKTPGAGSPAKEELGVGDASKVKEVADPPRNDDAEKKEEAESKEGELEDKDEEEDVKDEEEEGEGSGSKKSSEKKEAVTPSSDRPTRERKQVERFSSSGPVRVTPSKSVSIEKGRGTPLKEIPNVAHNLSKRKADDNLMLLHTILYGKKAKAQMVKKNIGQFSGFAWSEKEEEKQRARLKEKLDKCIKEKLIFFCDVLDIPVNRSNIKKEELAVKVLEFLESPKATRDVILADREKQAKKRKSTQRKGKSGESSETPAKRKRQTKKRDQPEAEEGKDEGDSDSEGTKDANEDDDSAREEEESDHEKAGIEDEKDEAEDEKPSDKKISSKKTEEKSSGTKGKDKQASAKGSKKSGEKSSKKVAKSTSSPSKKQKVDHEESSKGKSKKQSTKTQAKGSKEKGKAIKKGKAEPTREEMLEVVSKMLQEVDFNTATLSDILKKLSKHFGVDLSHRKPEVKAVITDAISAMTDEEDEEENSEAGSEGEKEEEKKAEAESDKEEEEEKDEEEEKAEAESDKEKEEEEKAEAESDKEKEEEEKAEAESDKEKEEEEKPKD, encoded by the exons ATGGCGACTGAAACCCTAGATGAGAAGACACCGGGAGCTGGATCTCCGGCGAAGGAGGAATTAGGTGTTGGCGACGCCTCGAAGGTGAAGGAAGTAGCGGATCCCCCAAGAAACGACGACGCGGAGAAGAAGGAAGAGGCTGAATCGAAAGAAGGTGAATTGGAAGACAAAGACGAAGAAGAGGATGTAAAAGATGAGGAAGAAGAAGGAGAAGGAAGCGGAAGTAAGAAGTCTTCGGAGAAGAAGGAGGCGGTGACTCCGAGTAGCGATAGGCCAACGAGGGAGAGAAAGCAAGTTGAGCGTTTCTCCTCGTCTGGTCCTGTGCGAGTTACACCGAGCAAGTCTGTTTCAATTGAAAAG GGTCGTGGAACACCGCTCAAGGAAATTCCAAATG TTGCTCATAACCTATCTAAGAGAAAAGCTGACGACAACCTGATGCTGCTACACACCATTCTGTATGGGAAGAAAGCAAAG GCACAGATGGTTAAGAAAAACATTGGTCAGTTTTCTGGCTTTGCGTGGTCAGAGAAAGAG GAGGAGAAGCAAAGAGCACGACTTAAGGAGAAACTTGACAAATGCATAAAAGAAAAGTTAATCTTTTTCTGTGACGTACTTGATATACCTGTAAACAGAAGCAACATAAAAAAA GAAGAATTAGCTGTCAAAGTGCTTGAATTTTTGGAATCTCCCAAGGCAACAAGAGATGTTATACTTGCTGATCGTGAAAAG CAAGCCAAAAAGCGCAAGAGCACACAAAGGAAGGGGAAATCTGGAGAATCTTCAGAGACCCCAGCTAAG AGGAAGAGGCAAACAAAAAAGCGAGATCAGCCAGAGGCAGAAGAAGGCAAGGATGAGGGGGACTCTGATTCTGAAGGTACTAAGGATGCTAATGAAGACGATGATTCAGCACGAGAAGAAGAAGAAAGTGACCATGAAAAGGCTGGAATTGAAGATGAGAAAGACGAAGCAGAAGATGAAAAGCCATCTGATAAGAAAATTTCGTCAAAAAAGACTGAAGAGAAGAGCTCGGGGACCAAAGGTAAGGACAAACAAGCTTCTGCGAAAGGTTCTAAAAAATCGGGTGAAAAGTCCTCCAAAAAAGTTGCCAAGTCAACTTCATCCCCATCCAAGAAGCAAAAAGTTGATCATGAAGAGTCTTCGAAAGGGAAAAGCAAGAAACAGTCAACTAAGACACAGGCCAAGGGATCTAAAGAGAAAG GAAAAGCCATTAAGAAAGGCAAAGCAGAGCCCACCAGAGAAGAGATGCTTGAAGTGGTGTCCAAAATGCTGCAGGAAGTAGACTTCAATACG GCGACATTATCAGATATTCTGAAGAAGCTAA GCAAGCATTTTGGTGTTGATCTCTCGCATAGAAAACCAGAGGTGAAGGCTGTTATCACAGATGCTATAAGTGCAATGACTGATGAAGAAGACGAAGAGGAGAACTCTGAGGCTGGAAGTGAAGGAGAGAAGGAAGAAGAGAAAAAGGCTGAGGCTGAAAGTGATAAAGAGGAGGAAGAAGAGAAAGACGAGGAAGAGGAAAAAGCTGAGGCTGAAAGTGATAAAGAGAAGGAAGAAGAGGAAAAAGCCGAGGCTGAAAGTGATAAAGAGAAGGAAGAAGAGGAGAAAGCCGAGGCTGAAAGTGACAAAGAGAAGGAAGAGGAAGAAAAGCCAAAGGATTAA
- the LOC106318931 gene encoding glutamate-1-semialdehyde 2,1-aminomutase, chloroplastic-like, producing the protein MSATLTGSGTALGFSCSCKISKRVSSSPSNRSSIKMSVSVDEKKKSFTLQKSEEAFNAAKNLMPGGVNSPVRAFKSVGGQPVLIDSVKGSKMWDIDGNEYIDYVGSWGPAIIGHADDEVLAALAETMKKGTSFGAPCLLENVLAEMVISAVPSIEMVRFVNSGTEACMGVLRLARAFTNKEKFIKFEGCYHGHANAFLVKAGSGVATLGLPDSPGVPKAATSDTLTAPYNDIEAVAKLFEAHKGEISAVILEPVVGNSGFITPTPEFINGLRQLSKDNGALLIFDEVMTGFRLAYGGAQEYFGITPDLTTLGKIIGGGLPVGAYGGRRDIMEMVAPAGPMYQAGTLSGNPLAMTAGIHTLKRLKQPGTYEYLDKITKQLTNGILEAGKKTGHAMCGGYISGMFGFFFTEGPVYNFADAKKSDTEKFGRFFRGMLEEGVYFAPSQFEAGFTSLAHTTEDIQFTIAAAERVLGRI; encoded by the exons ATGTCGGCGACGCTTACAGGATCAGGAACCGCTTTGGGCTTCTCATGCTCCTGCAAGATCTCTAAGAGAGTCTCTTCTTCTCCTTCTAACCGATCCTCCATCAAGATGTCAGTATCCGTCGACGAGAAGAAGAAAAGCTTCACTCTTCAGAAATCCGAGGAAGCTTTCAACGCAGCCAAG AATCTGATGCCTGGAGGTGTGAACTCCCCTGTTCGAGCCTTCAAATCCGTTGGCGGACAACCTGTTCTGATTGATTCAGTTAAAGGCTCAAAGATGTGGGACATTGATGGTAATGAGTACATTGACTATGTCGGATCTTGGGGACCAGCTATAATCGGCCATGCTGATGATGAG GTTCTCGCGGCTTTAGCTGAGACGATGAAGAAAGGAACAAGCTTTGGTGCTCCTTGTCTCTTAGAGAACGTTCTAGCCGAGATGGTTATATCAGCTGTTCCCAGCATTGAGATGGTTCGGTTTGTTAACTCCGGAACCGAAGCTTGTATGGGTGTGCTCCGTCTCGCGCGAGCTTTCACCAACAAAGAGAAGTTCATCAAGTTTGAAGGGTGTTATCACGGTCACGCCAACGCCTTCCTTGTTAAAGCTGGTAGTGGTGTAGCCACTTTAGGACTACCTGACTCGCCTGGTGTACCTAAAGCGGCTACTTCGGATACTCTTACAGCTCCTTACAATGATATTGAAGCTGTTGCGAAGCTCTTTGAGGCGCATAAAGGGGAGATCTCTGCGGTTATTCTTGAGCCTGTTGTTGGTAACTCGGGTTTCATTACTCCTACGCCTGAGTTCATCAATGGGTTACGTCAGCTGAGTAAAGACAATGGTGCACTTCTCATCTTTGATGAGGTTATGACTGGCTTTCGTTTAGCTTATGGTGGTGCTCAGGAGTACTTTGGAATCACTCCTGACTTGACTACACTTGGGAAAATCATCGGTGGCGGTCTTCCTGTGGGAGCTTATGGTGGAAGACGAGATATTATGGAGATG GTTGCTCCTGCAGGACCGATGTACCAAGCCGGGACACTAAGTGGTAACCCTTTGGCCATGACGGCAGGTATTCATACTCTGAAGCGGCTAAAGCAGCCAGGAACATACGAGTATTTAGACAAGATCACTAAACAACTAACCAACGGCATCTTAGAAGCCGGGAAGAAAACCGGACATGCAATGTGCGGCGGTTACATAAGCGGTATGTTCGGTTTCTTTTTCACAGAAGGACCGGTCTACAACTTCGCGGATGCCAAGAAGAGCGACACGGAGAAGTTTGGTAGGTTCTTCAGGGGAATGTTGGAAGAAGGTGTT